TTAATCTTGACGCTACTTGTGCTTGTGGGAGGCAGCATATTCTTGCTGTCTACTTTACGTCAGCAAATTTTGTTGACCCTTAACCCAGATGTGGCTCAGGTTCAGGGCATTCCCGTTCAATTATATCGCTATGGGTTTGTGGTTCTGCTGTCACTAGCCGTAGCCGTAGCCATCAAAGCAGTCGGGGTTTTGCTAGTTAATGCTTTTTTGGTAATTCCCGCCTCTACTGCCAAACTGATGAGTCATCAGTTTAACCAGTTTTTGCTCATGTCGGTGATTGTCGGTGCTAGCAGCAGCGTCGCTGGGATGATGGTTTCGGGGATTTTCAACCTAGCCTCTGGTCCGAGTATCGTTCTTGTCCAGTTTCTCGTATTCGTCGCTGTTTTCATCTGGGTTAAGTTGACCATGAAAGCCGCATAAACTTTTTTTCTTTAACCCCTTGCAAAATCATTTTAAGTTTGCTACATTGATTAATCGTGGCGAACAAACGACAAGAGCCACAAAACGACCCCAATATCCCCGCCGGGATAGCTCAGTTGGTAGAGCAGAGGACTGAAAATCCTCGTGTCACCGGTTCAAGTCCGGTTCCTGGCATAATCCAAAAACCCTTGAAATTCAATGATTTCAAGGGTTTTTTGCTTTCTCATCCCTGAAAATAGAGAACAAATGTTCTACTATTTATAGCAACCGCCAAAGTGCTTAGGACATTAACTGATGATAAAATCTAGACACAATCAGACTTGTAACCCAGCGATGCACTGAGCTTGCCGAAGTGTCCCCAGCGATGCACTGAGCGGTCGTTGTGTCCCCAGTCCCCAGTCCCCTGCTATATCTCAATTTTGGACATTTTTGGATACCTTTAGATACAAATTGGGTGTAAATTGGGTGTAAAAGAGTTAGAGCAGACGTTACGAACCATGACACAAGCACTACAAAAACTAGTTACATTTGATGAATTTGTAGAATTTCTACAAACTCAGCCTGAAAACAACCGGTATGAATTATATGATGGAGCCATTATTCAAATGCCACAACCAAAAGGAAAGCATGAAGAAATTATTGCTTTTTTAGTAATGATTATAATGGTCGAATGTCACAGTCTTAAACTCGAATACGGTATATCAAATAAGGCGCTAGTACAGGCTGAAAATAAACAATCTGGATACTTCCCAGATATTCTTGTAATGAATCTTTCCCATCTAGTAAACGAACCCCGATGGCAAGAAGAGTCTATTTTAACTCAACCAGAATCAATACCATTAGTGGTTGAGGTGGTTTCAACTAACTGGCGTGATGATTATTACAAAAAGTTAGCTGATTATGAAGAAATGGGTATTAAAGAATATTGGATTGTGGATTATTTAGCTTTAGGTAGCAAGGTGTTAATAGGTGACCCCAAACAGCCAACACTCACAATTTACTCTTTAAATAATGAGGACGAATATCGTAGCAAACAATTTAGAGGTACAGACCGCATAGAATCGCCTACATTTCCCGAATTAAATTTAACTGCTCAACAGATTTTTCAACCAAACAATAGCTAACTGGTCGCTGGTAGTGGTCGCAGTGGTGCGGCTGGGTGTTTTGTTGTGGGGTGTGGCTGTGGGGGCTCTTGCGTGTATAGCGTGCTTAATTATTAATGAAAGTCGATTAAATTGCTTTAATAACAAGGCTTATAGGCGTTTATAATTTGATTTTTAGTAACAGTAGCTCAAATACAAAAAATAATGGCTTTTATCGGAGCCAGGCAAGGGTTTCAAACTTATTTTTTAACAAATTCAGCACGCTAAGTACGGAAGAGCCGCTGTGGGGTCGCTGTGGGGTGTGAAATTGGTACAGTTTCATTCAGGCAAGAGGCAAAAAGTGCGAAAATAATCGCATATTCAGGTTAACTTCGTTGACACTCTCCTGCCTTTAGGCGAGGAGATTCTTTAAAAGGAGATACCAGGAATGGCATTGCTCGTACCACAACTCCCAGAACCGTTTACCCGTATCCCGGTGTCGTGCGATGCGCGGTGTCAATTGCGCCTACTCCCTCCAAGCAGTGCGTAAACTGCCCATTGGGTCTACTTATCGTATGCTTGTTACTCACTCACTTAATTGTCCTTGCTTGTGGGGGCTGGGACTGGAGTACAGAGTACCGAATTACCCATGTAGAGTAACAGCCTTTTAACCAGAACGTCCCGCCACTGGGAGTTTCACCCACCAATTAAGGTCCTAGTTGCTGTGCTGATTATACCATGTAAAGCCGTCCTAGAAGGACGGGGTTTGGGACCCATTTTTCTGATGAAATTTCTCGGTATTGATTTCGGATGGAAATCGCAACCAAGCGGATTATGCTGCTTAGAATGGACAGGTGAACAACTACAACTACTCGACATAGATCGCCAAGAATCCATAGCAGATATCCTCAACTGGATTGATCAGAGCATACAACCACAAGAACCAGCACTCATCGCTGTAGACGCACCCACACTGATTCCCAACGTCAGCGGTAGTCGCCTAAGCGACAAACTCAGCCACAAATACTTTGGGAAATATCACGCTGGCTGCTATCCAGCCAATCTCAGCTTACCCTTTGCCGATCGCACCGTAAACTTTGGCTTAGAATTAGAATCTCGCGGTTTTGTCCACGCACCCACAATTGAACCACAAAAACCCGGCAGATATCAAATCGAAGTCTTTCCCCACCCAGCAATAGTGAATCTCTTCAAATTAGAACGCATCCTCAAATACAAAAAAGGGCGCCTGTGCGATCGCCGTTTAGAACTCATCAAACTTCAGGAATATATTCTCAATATCCTTCCCACCTTAGAACCAAGCTTAAATATTGAAACCATCGATAAAGACAAACAAATAGCCAATAATCTGCGTACATCTGCGTCCATCGGCGGTATATTATCTGGTGAAATTCCTACTACAGGTGCAGCCCTCAAAGCCATTGAAGACAAGCTAGATAGCCTCATCTGCGCTTACGTAGCTGCTCACTGGTGGTATTGGGGAGAACAACGCAACCTCGTACTAGGCGATCGCACCACTGGTTACATCATCATCCCCAGGTAAGGGAGCGGGCGCAAGGCCTAGATCCCCTACCTCGACACCTATCGTGGGGGCGCAAGGCCTAGATCCCCTACCTGGTGGTATTATTTACTGTTATTCAGCCCAAGCAATCAATCTTGGTTCATAGGGACTAGAGAGGTCTTTGTGTTTTGGTAAGACGCGCAAAGACAAGCCTTGCAAGCCAGAGGTAGTGTAGGTGATATCCACCGTGTAAATACCTAACCCTCCTATATCTTCACCTTGGTAATTCATGACCACGGGGACAGCGTTGACAATTTCACCATTGGCATCGATCGCACCTTGGTAGAGTTCTACTTGGACATCGTTGTTTGTCAGGGTTGCTAAGTCAACTTTCGCTTTCACGGTAACAGTTTGGTTAACTTCGATGTCTGCTTTTGCGGATACGTCGATATCTTTGATTTTGATATTAAACCAATGTTGACTGAGTTTTGCTTTCCAAGCCGCTAATTCCTTAGCTGGGAGGTAGTGATCATTCGTGAGGGTTTGGTAGCGATCGCTGGCTGGGAAATATGCCCTTTGAGCATATTCTCGCACCATCCGCGCTGTATTAAAGAACGGACAGTTTAAGCGAATCGCATCTTTCATTTTATCAACCCAGGGACGGGGTAAGCCATCGACATCGCGATGGTCGTAAAATAGGGGTACGACTTCTTTCTCTAGCAACTCGTAGAGCGCGTTGGCTTCGACTTCATCTTGATAATTGGGATCATCGTAATTTTCCCCATGTCCAATCGCCCAACCAGTGCGGACATAATCAGCTTCGTCCCACCAGCCATCGAGAACGCTTAAATTTGGTAATCCGTTCATGGCTGCTTTCATCCCACTGGTACCCGATGCTTCCCGTGGACGACGTGGGGTATTTAACCAGATATCACACCCAGCTACCATCAAGCGCGAGATGTGAATATCGTAGTTAGGAACAAACACCACTTGTTTTTCTAAATGTTGTTCGCGGATAAAATGATTGATATCACGGATGAGTTCTTTACCGGGAATATCTTTGGGGTGTGCTTTCCCGGCGATGACGAATTGAACTTTGCGGTGTTTATTCCCCAGCAAAATTCGCTTAATCCGTTCTAAATCGCGCATCCATAGGGTAGCGCGTTTGTACGTAGCAAAGCGACGCGCAAAACCAATAGTTAAAACGTTGGGATCTAAAACTTCTTGGGCTTGGGCGATGTCCGAGGCCGAAGCACCGCGATCGCGCAAATGTTTGACTAAATGCTCACGCACATACAAAATCATATCTAAGCGGCAGCGTTCGTGATTACGCCACAACTCTTCATCAGGAATGGCGTCCATCCGCTCCCACAAGGGGCTATCTGGTGGTGCTGATGACCAATTGGGTCCCAAGTAGCGATCATAAAGCTCCTGAGTCGATTTAGCCACACAACTGCGAGCATGGACACCATTGGTAATGGCTGCTATTGGCACTTCATCTACAGGCACCTTCTTCCACAAACCCTGAAACATCTGGCGTGACACCACACCATGTAGCTGGGCGACACCGTTACAAAATGTTGCCATCTTCAACGCCAACACCGCCATACTGAAAGGAGCCGATAAATCACCTGTATTCTCACGTCCCAGTCCTAAAAATTGTTCTTTAGGCAAGTCAAAAATATCTGCATAGTAACCCAGATAATACAATACTTTGTCTGGAGCAAACAAGTCAATTCCCGCTGGTACTGGTGTGTGGGTGGTGAAGATGTTACTAGAAGCTACGACCTGTCTAGCATCAGCATAACTCAAACCCTCTTCCTGAATTAAGATCCGGATACGCTCAAGGGCGGAGAAGGCGGCGTGACCTTCGTTCATGTGGTAAGCAGTTACCTCATAGCCCAAAGCTTTCAACATTTGTACACCACCAATCCCCAGCATGATTTCCTGGTGGATACGCATATCGATATCCCCACCATACAGCTGATCTGTGATGTCGTGGTCGTAAGGGTTATTCGGTTCAATGTTGGTGTCGAGTAAATACAGTGGTACCGTTCCCACCTGTACCCGCCAAACTCTGGCGTATACCTTTCTTCCTGGATAATCTACTGCAATCTGCAGTTCCGAACCATCAGAGTTGCGTTCCAGGTGTAAGGGCATATTATAGAAATCGTTGATCGGGTAGCGTTCTTGCTGCCAACCATCGGCATTGAGATACTGGGCAAAGTACCCTTGCTGGTATAGTAAGCCCACACCCACAAGTGGTAGACCCAAATCACTAGCAGATTTGAGGTGATCCCCTGCGAGAACACCTAAGCCGCCAGAATAAACCGGTAAACAATCTACCAAGCCAAATTCAGCCGAAAAATAGGCGTAGCATTCTTTTGGCTTTTGACTGCGTTGTTTGCGATACCAAGTCAGCTCTTGCAAATAATCTTCTAACTGACGCGCAGCTCGATCCATTTGCGCCAGGAAGCCCTCATCTTCGACAACTTCCAACAACCGCCCTTGCGAGATTGTACCCAGCATCAACACTGGGTTATGATGGCTAGACTCCCACAAATCCGGGTCTAAGCGACGAAATAAATCTTTAGTCTCAACATTCCAATCCCAGTGCAAGTTATACGCTAACCGCCGCAGCTGTTCTAGTCGCGGTGGTAGTGAAGGAGATACATTGAATGTACGAATGGGCTGCATAGATTGGGAATACTCCAAGTGTAGCTATGGTTATTGTTTACCGTCTTTAACCAATGTTGCCAATTGTTTATACTCTATTTGTGAAAATACTCTAACTTTATTAAGAATTGATAAATATCACTAGTCGATAGGACATGGGGTATGGGACATGGGGGATAGGGCAGGAAAAATTAACCAATGCCCAATGAATGTCGTACACTAAACCAACAAAGAGAATTGTAACAAAGACTACAAAAAGTTGGTTTATTTAAAGAAAGAGGATACCCTAGTAGTCTGCCAACCCAACTTTGTTTGGCTTGTAATGATTTATTCGCAGTCAGGACTTTAATCCTCACTACGAACCCATCAAAATTCGGTTGTCAGACTATTAAGGATATATATTTAGTGTTCCAAAATACTGTGCTGAGGAGAAAAACTCATGATTGCAACGCCTCTGCTACCGCTGGAAGCTCCTACTCCTGCCCATATTTGCCCTCTTGCTCAAGCCTGTAGCTACCTAGAAGCTGCAGCCAAAGAATTACAACTAGACCAAGGAATTGTCGAGATCCTCAGCAACCCGCGTAAGGTGGTGACGGTTTCTATCCCCGTGAAATTGGATAATGGCCAAGTGCAGGTTCTAGCTGGACATCGGGTGCAGCACTCGAATATTTTAGGTCCATATAAAGGGGGAATTCGTTACCACCAAGCTGTAACACTGGCGGAAGTGTCCACCCTAGCAATGCTAATGACATGGAAATGTGCATTGTTGGGTATCCCCTACGGTGGTGCTAAAGGAGGTATTGCCATAGATCCTAAACGTTACAGCCCTGGGGAATTAGAACGGATCACCCGTCGTTACACCAGCGAATTAATTAAAGATATCGGTCCTGCTATAGATATACCCGCACCAGATATGGGTACATCTGCCCGTGAAATGGCTTGGATGATGGATACTTATTCTGTGAATGTCGGTCATGCGGTGCCTGGGGTTGTGACTGGTAAACCACTTTCTATTGGTGGTTCAAGAGGACGGGAAATGGCAACCGGACGTGGTACAATGATTGTTGTCCGTGAAGCGTTGGCAGAACAAGGTAAATCTCTCGACGGCGTGCGAGTAGTTATCCAAGGTTTTGGTAATGTCGGCTGTGCAGCAGCTGAATTGCTACACCAAGCAGGCGCCAAAATTATCGCTGTCTCCACAGGTGCAGGGGGAGTATACTGTGAAACAGGTTTGGATATTCCAGCATTGAAAGCCTACGCTGCTGAAAATCGCAGAAGTGTTGTTGGTTATCCACAAGCAACAGCAATTAGCAATGCAGATTTATTAACTTTGCCCTGCGATGTTTTGATCCCAGCCGCTTTAGAAAACCAAATCACTGTAGAAAATGTGAATCAGGTGCAAGCGCAGATAGTTGCAGAAGCTGCGAATGGTCCGATAACTCTAGAGGCGAACTTGTCACTAGAGGCGCGGGGTGTGACGGTGCTACCAGACATTTTAGCAAATGCTGGTGGTGTGGTGGTCAGTTATTTGGAGTGGGTGCAAGGTCTTTCCTACTTGTTCTGGGATGAAGAACGTGTCAACCGAGAAATGGAACACTTAATGGTGCAGGCTTACCGTCAGGTGATTCAACAATCGCAGCAGCGACAGATTACCCTACGGTTAGCAGCTTATACTTTGGGGGTCGGTAGAGTTGCTCAGGCGCTGACTGATAGGGGTATTTATCCTTAAGCTTCCCCACTCTCTAGTTCTGCTAGGATACAGAGTCGCGAATTGTGGGTTTAATCCCTCATAGGACAATACAGTTCAGTTAAGGAAAATTGTCGTAGGGGCACGGCATCCAAAATTTTTTCTTCTAATGACAATTTTATTCGTGCCGTGCCCCTACAGTGTATATCATTAGAGCCTAACTGAACTGTATTGCCTCATAGGACGGGGAAATCAGGGTTTTTAGCTTGGTTCGATGACCTTGCGGGGCGCAAGGCCTTGCGCCCCTACCACAATCGTCCTGACAGCTTCAAAAAGCTTTGAGTTCAGAGATCGGATCTGGAGCAACATTTTGAAGATTATATAACGAGAGAAAATCACGCCATTCTTTTTGATGATTGGTGCGATATTCGACAAGTTGGCTTAGGGCTTCATACCAGATGTTATTTTCAAGATAAGGAATGTATTTATCTTCAGGTTTTGTGTTATTCAGCCGCTCTGCTAGGCTGGAATCAAGGTCAACCCGTTTAATCCAGCCATGAACATCGATCTTGGTTTGTGTACCTTGCTCATTCACACAAGTAATGGTAAAATACCAGTTATATCGTTGATCAACAGAGAGTGGTTTTTCGGTAGAGGGAAGGGAAAAGTAAACAATGCCTTCTTTGTCAGGTAAAGATAATTCCAGTGGTTTTGACAAAACAGACTTTTTCTGTTCATTCAGGAGCCTGAATTTTGCTGGGGGGGACTGAGAAGACTTACCAAAGGGTACATAAAACCAAAATTTAGGATGCTCTTCGGTAGTCAACGCCTCGTTGCTTTGAGGAACTAAAGCAATCAGGTTTTTGGTTTCTAGCTGGGAGCATTGCGAACGAGTCGCTCCACCACCTGATCGCCCGGAAGCAGCCCCCTCGGGTCTGGGACGATTAAAAATACCCCCAAATTGTGCTTGTGCTTCTGGGGGATAAATCACAGAGAGCAAGCTAGCAGAAAATAGAGTTGTGAGCGTGCAGATGGTAATTACCTGCCGCGAGAGTGTAAACTTCAGCCTGTTAAACTTTTCGTAATTCATGGGTTAAAAAAAGAACTCCGTAGCCAGTAGTGATTAATGCCAAAGCTGGCGGTACCAGAGGTACCCAACCGCTTTGGAAAACTAGAGTGAGATAGCAGGCGATGTACAGACAGCCAACAGAGGTGATCGCACCAACTAATAAATACAGCGTTTGTTGCGATCGCCAACAAATGATCCCTCCGACCAAAGACCAGCCAAACATCCACAGCGTTTCATAGCCAACCGACCACCACCAAATCAGGGGACGATTATCTAAAACGGCGCTGATCATCTGGCTAATCATCTGACCATGTAAGGTCATACCTGAAACATCTCCATAGGGTGTATTCCAGTAGTCGGCTTGTCTTGCTTGTCTATCAGTAAATCCAATTAGTACAATGCGATTTCTGATCAGATCAGCAGAAACCTGATTTTTTAGAACATCTAAAATATTGACTCTAGGGGCAAAATTATTCGGATCACCCTTGTGGATACGGTATTTAAGCATCGTTTGATACCCCGCAAGGCGATTATTCTTGTCCTGGTAGCCACCACCATTTCCTGTCAGTGGTGGAATCTCCGTTTTGCCAAATTGCATATTCCGCACATATTGTTTAGTATTTAAATCTAAAGGA
The Gloeotrichia echinulata CP02 DNA segment above includes these coding regions:
- a CDS encoding Uma2 family endonuclease: MTQALQKLVTFDEFVEFLQTQPENNRYELYDGAIIQMPQPKGKHEEIIAFLVMIIMVECHSLKLEYGISNKALVQAENKQSGYFPDILVMNLSHLVNEPRWQEESILTQPESIPLVVEVVSTNWRDDYYKKLADYEEMGIKEYWIVDYLALGSKVLIGDPKQPTLTIYSLNNEDEYRSKQFRGTDRIESPTFPELNLTAQQIFQPNNS
- a CDS encoding DUF429 domain-containing protein, with amino-acid sequence MKFLGIDFGWKSQPSGLCCLEWTGEQLQLLDIDRQESIADILNWIDQSIQPQEPALIAVDAPTLIPNVSGSRLSDKLSHKYFGKYHAGCYPANLSLPFADRTVNFGLELESRGFVHAPTIEPQKPGRYQIEVFPHPAIVNLFKLERILKYKKGRLCDRRLELIKLQEYILNILPTLEPSLNIETIDKDKQIANNLRTSASIGGILSGEIPTTGAALKAIEDKLDSLICAYVAAHWWYWGEQRNLVLGDRTTGYIIIPR
- the glgP gene encoding alpha-glucan family phosphorylase, which produces MQPIRTFNVSPSLPPRLEQLRRLAYNLHWDWNVETKDLFRRLDPDLWESSHHNPVLMLGTISQGRLLEVVEDEGFLAQMDRAARQLEDYLQELTWYRKQRSQKPKECYAYFSAEFGLVDCLPVYSGGLGVLAGDHLKSASDLGLPLVGVGLLYQQGYFAQYLNADGWQQERYPINDFYNMPLHLERNSDGSELQIAVDYPGRKVYARVWRVQVGTVPLYLLDTNIEPNNPYDHDITDQLYGGDIDMRIHQEIMLGIGGVQMLKALGYEVTAYHMNEGHAAFSALERIRILIQEEGLSYADARQVVASSNIFTTHTPVPAGIDLFAPDKVLYYLGYYADIFDLPKEQFLGLGRENTGDLSAPFSMAVLALKMATFCNGVAQLHGVVSRQMFQGLWKKVPVDEVPIAAITNGVHARSCVAKSTQELYDRYLGPNWSSAPPDSPLWERMDAIPDEELWRNHERCRLDMILYVREHLVKHLRDRGASASDIAQAQEVLDPNVLTIGFARRFATYKRATLWMRDLERIKRILLGNKHRKVQFVIAGKAHPKDIPGKELIRDINHFIREQHLEKQVVFVPNYDIHISRLMVAGCDIWLNTPRRPREASGTSGMKAAMNGLPNLSVLDGWWDEADYVRTGWAIGHGENYDDPNYQDEVEANALYELLEKEVVPLFYDHRDVDGLPRPWVDKMKDAIRLNCPFFNTARMVREYAQRAYFPASDRYQTLTNDHYLPAKELAAWKAKLSQHWFNIKIKDIDVSAKADIEVNQTVTVKAKVDLATLTNNDVQVELYQGAIDANGEIVNAVPVVMNYQGEDIGGLGIYTVDITYTTSGLQGLSLRVLPKHKDLSSPYEPRLIAWAE
- a CDS encoding Glu/Leu/Phe/Val dehydrogenase; translated protein: MIATPLLPLEAPTPAHICPLAQACSYLEAAAKELQLDQGIVEILSNPRKVVTVSIPVKLDNGQVQVLAGHRVQHSNILGPYKGGIRYHQAVTLAEVSTLAMLMTWKCALLGIPYGGAKGGIAIDPKRYSPGELERITRRYTSELIKDIGPAIDIPAPDMGTSAREMAWMMDTYSVNVGHAVPGVVTGKPLSIGGSRGREMATGRGTMIVVREALAEQGKSLDGVRVVIQGFGNVGCAAAELLHQAGAKIIAVSTGAGGVYCETGLDIPALKAYAAENRRSVVGYPQATAISNADLLTLPCDVLIPAALENQITVENVNQVQAQIVAEAANGPITLEANLSLEARGVTVLPDILANAGGVVVSYLEWVQGLSYLFWDEERVNREMEHLMVQAYRQVIQQSQQRQITLRLAAYTLGVGRVAQALTDRGIYP
- a CDS encoding DUF928 domain-containing protein — encoded protein: MNYEKFNRLKFTLSRQVITICTLTTLFSASLLSVIYPPEAQAQFGGIFNRPRPEGAASGRSGGGATRSQCSQLETKNLIALVPQSNEALTTEEHPKFWFYVPFGKSSQSPPAKFRLLNEQKKSVLSKPLELSLPDKEGIVYFSLPSTEKPLSVDQRYNWYFTITCVNEQGTQTKIDVHGWIKRVDLDSSLAERLNNTKPEDKYIPYLENNIWYEALSQLVEYRTNHQKEWRDFLSLYNLQNVAPDPISELKAF
- a CDS encoding CHASE2 domain-containing protein, coding for MQKPDPQYCKTREALNLVMTHRYLEAQNQQYISPLDLNTKQYVRNMQFGKTEIPPLTGNGGGYQDKNNRLAGYQTMLKYRIHKGDPNNFAPRVNILDVLKNQVSADLIRNRIVLIGFTDRQARQADYWNTPYGDVSGMTLHGQMISQMISAVLDNRPLIWWWSVGYETLWMFGWSLVGGIICWRSQQTLYLLVGAITSVGCLYIACYLTLVFQSGWVPLVPPALALITTGYGVLFLTHELRKV